CGCGCGCCGAGCGCGCCGCCACGATCGCGCGCGAGAAGCAGCGCTGGACCGAGGAGCGCGCGAGCTGGGATCACGAGCAGGACGCGTGGAGCGTGCGCGAGATGCGCGGCTCCGCGTATCTGCACCCGCGTCAGGTGCTGCGCGAGCTCGAGGCTGCGCTGCCGGAGGGCGCGATGGTCAGCACCGACATCGGCAACATCTGCCAGATCGCGAACTCGTATCTGCGCTTCGAACGCCCGCGCTCGATGTTCGGCGCGATGATGTTCGGCAACTGCGGCTACGCGTTCCCCGCGATGATCGGCTGCAAGGCCGCGGCGCCCGAGCGCCCCGCGATTTGTTACGTCGGAGACGGCGCGTGGGGCATGAGCTTCGGCGAGCTGCTCACCTGCGTGCGCGAGAAGCTCCCGGTCACCGCGGTCGTGTTCAACAACCAGCAGTGGGGCGCGGAGAAGAAGAACCAGGTCGACTTCTACGACGACCGCTTCGTGGGCGTGAACCTCGAGAACCCGAGCTGGGCGAACGTGGCGCGCTCGCTCGGCGCCCACGGCGTCACGATCGAGAAGCTCTCCGACGTCGGCCACGCGCTCCGCGACGCCTGCGCGGCGCAGCGCGACGGCCGCACGACCGTGCTCGAGATCATGGTCACGCGCGAGCTCGGCGACCCATTCCGCCGCGACGCGCTGAAGCCGCCGGTGCGCCACCTCGCGAA
The Deltaproteobacteria bacterium genome window above contains:
- a CDS encoding sulfoacetaldehyde acetyltransferase (catalyzes the formation of acetyl phosphate and sulfite from 2-sulfoacetaldehyde; is active when grown on taurine as a sole carbon source) produces the protein RAERAATIAREKQRWTEERASWDHEQDAWSVREMRGSAYLHPRQVLRELEAALPEGAMVSTDIGNICQIANSYLRFERPRSMFGAMMFGNCGYAFPAMIGCKAAAPERPAICYVGDGAWGMSFGELLTCVREKLPVTAVVFNNQQWGAEKKNQVDFYDDRFVGVNLENPSWANVARSLGAHGVTIEKLSDVGHALRDACAAQRDGRTTVLEIMVTRELGDPFRRDALKPPVRHLAKYAALNAKKA